One window of the Pseudomonas sp. S04 genome contains the following:
- a CDS encoding pirin family protein, whose amino-acid sequence MKNIIGIYTSPKTHWVGDGFPVRTLFSYDNLGKHISPFLLLDHAGPAQFTPTNARRGVGQHPHRGFETVTIVYDGEVEHRDSTGSGGKIGPSDVQWMTAASGILHEEYHSEAFAKKGGTLEMVQLWVNLPAKDKMAEAGYQTILDADIPSIALKNKAGSLRLIAGEFDGHKGPARTFTPIDVWDIRLNAGKVLNLDLHEGRNTALVVLRGTVQVNGQELVRQGQLALFERNGDQLSLEANGDAVVLLLSGEPIDEPIVGHGPFVMNSEQEIHQAFADFQSGRFGQMQG is encoded by the coding sequence ATGAAAAACATCATCGGTATCTACACCAGCCCAAAAACGCACTGGGTGGGCGATGGTTTCCCGGTTCGCACACTGTTTTCCTACGACAACCTGGGCAAGCACATCAGCCCATTCCTGCTGCTCGATCATGCCGGTCCTGCGCAATTTACCCCCACCAATGCCCGGCGCGGCGTTGGCCAGCACCCGCACCGCGGTTTTGAAACCGTGACCATCGTCTACGACGGCGAAGTGGAGCACCGCGACTCCACCGGCAGCGGCGGCAAGATCGGACCTAGCGACGTGCAATGGATGACCGCGGCCTCCGGGATCCTGCACGAGGAGTACCACTCCGAGGCGTTCGCCAAGAAGGGCGGCACCCTGGAGATGGTCCAGCTGTGGGTCAACTTGCCCGCCAAGGACAAAATGGCCGAGGCCGGCTACCAGACGATCCTCGATGCAGACATCCCGAGCATCGCCCTGAAGAACAAGGCCGGCAGTCTGCGTCTGATTGCCGGTGAGTTCGACGGTCACAAGGGGCCGGCGCGCACGTTCACCCCGATCGACGTCTGGGACATCCGCCTGAATGCCGGCAAGGTGCTCAACCTGGACCTGCACGAAGGTCGCAACACCGCCCTGGTGGTGCTGCGCGGCACGGTTCAGGTCAACGGCCAGGAACTGGTGCGTCAAGGGCAGTTGGCGCTGTTCGAACGCAATGGCGACCAACTTAGCCTGGAAGCCAACGGCGATGCCGTGGTGCTGCTGCTCAGCGGTGAGCCGATCGACGAGCCGATCGTCGGTCACGGTCCGTTCGTAATGAACAGCGAGCAGGAGATTCACCAGGCGTTCGCCGACTTCCAGTCCGGACGCTTCGGCCAGATGCAGGGTTAA
- a CDS encoding isochorismatase family protein, protein MSTHNAANFNGLKPTIDPNDSALLLIDHQSGLFQIVKDMDVPQLRANAIALAKAATLLKMPVITTASVPQGPNGPLIPEIHQEAPHARYVARKGEINAWDNPEFRAAVEATGKKTLVIAGTLTSVCLAFPSIAAVHEGYKVFAVVDASGNHSKLATDLTIARLAQAGVVPIDIMATLSELQGSWNRPDAEQWAAVYAQAMPHYQLLIESYIKAQQVANEHEVLDSQR, encoded by the coding sequence ATGAGCACCCACAACGCGGCCAACTTCAACGGCCTGAAACCGACCATCGACCCCAACGACAGCGCGCTGCTGTTGATCGACCACCAAAGTGGCCTGTTCCAGATCGTCAAGGACATGGACGTGCCGCAACTGCGTGCCAACGCCATTGCCCTGGCCAAGGCGGCGACCTTGTTGAAGATGCCGGTGATCACCACTGCCTCGGTACCTCAGGGGCCGAACGGGCCGCTGATTCCGGAAATTCATCAAGAGGCACCGCACGCCCGGTACGTGGCGCGCAAAGGTGAAATCAACGCCTGGGACAATCCTGAATTTCGCGCGGCGGTCGAAGCTACCGGCAAGAAAACCCTGGTCATCGCGGGCACCTTGACCAGCGTCTGCCTGGCGTTCCCGTCGATCGCGGCGGTGCATGAAGGCTACAAGGTGTTTGCGGTGGTCGACGCTTCCGGTAACCACTCGAAACTGGCCACTGATCTGACCATTGCTCGCTTGGCGCAAGCAGGGGTGGTGCCGATCGACATCATGGCTACGCTATCTGAGCTGCAAGGCTCGTGGAACCGTCCAGATGCCGAGCAGTGGGCGGCTGTCTACGCCCAGGCCATGCCGCATTATCAATTGCTGATCGAGAGCTACATCAAGGCTCAACAAGTGGCGAACGAACACGAAGTGCTGGACTCCCAGCGCTAA
- the ycaC gene encoding isochorismate family cysteine hydrolase YcaC, which translates to MTTSYKRLDKDNAAVLLVDHQAGLLSLVRDIDPDRFKNNVLALADLAKYFKLPTILTTSFETGPNGPLVPELKALFPDAPYIARPGQINAWDNEDFVKAIKATGKKQLIIAGVVTEVCVAFPALSALAEGFEVFVVTDASGTFNELTRQSAWDRMSSSGAQLMTWFGLACELHRDWRNDVEGLGTLFSNHIPDYRNLMTSYNTLTNSK; encoded by the coding sequence ATGACTACTTCTTACAAGCGTCTGGACAAGGATAACGCCGCCGTTCTGTTGGTGGATCACCAGGCAGGCCTGCTGTCGCTGGTGCGCGACATCGACCCCGATCGTTTCAAGAACAACGTGCTGGCCCTGGCCGACCTGGCCAAGTACTTCAAGCTGCCGACCATCCTGACCACCAGCTTTGAAACCGGCCCCAACGGTCCGCTGGTGCCCGAGCTCAAGGCACTGTTCCCGGATGCGCCGTACATTGCCCGTCCTGGCCAGATCAACGCCTGGGACAACGAAGACTTCGTCAAGGCAATCAAGGCCACTGGCAAGAAGCAACTGATCATCGCCGGTGTGGTGACTGAAGTCTGTGTGGCGTTCCCGGCTCTCTCGGCCCTGGCCGAAGGTTTTGAGGTGTTCGTGGTGACGGACGCATCCGGCACCTTCAACGAATTGACCCGGCAATCGGCCTGGGATCGCATGTCGTCCTCAGGCGCCCAACTGATGACCTGGTTCGGCCTGGCGTGCGAGCTGCATCGCGACTGGCGCAACGATGTGGAAGGGCTGGGCACCTTGTTCTCCAACCACATCCCGGACTACCGCAACCTGATGACCAGCTACAACACCCTGACCAACAGCAAGTAA
- a CDS encoding mechanosensitive ion channel domain-containing protein, whose amino-acid sequence MLSFFTDHPLICALALILLDMLLWRLLSASSSYWKLLVRVLIFSLFSMVLFNEGLNPLQTAPWPDNVPLHLAATGLQIGWWLFAARTLTVLIGALMMQRVGHTGRLLQDLLGAVIFLIAVIAALAYVLDLPVKGVLATSGAVAIIVGLALQSTLSDVFSGIVLNTTKPYQLDDWISIDGMEGRVIDIDWRATRLQTSQGSMAVIPNSLAAKAKIINFSRPSDIFGIAVSVQVSPHARPQTVIEALERAMQGCRQLLAKPAPSVALKSVSSSGVEYEISAFVSSMLHKREARNALFDLAFRHLQASGVSLLSSAENQAPEGYSRPRALLESSSIFSTLRPDEKDTFSQNMQLVTLRAGEMILPAGEVSDHLFIIESGVVSVSLTRDGSPFEAGRMGPGEVIGEAGILSDASLPADFSAKTFCTLYRIEKAYLKPCLDARHDISEAIQALLDYRLHSAQALSQEVPKVLAKKGFLQWLRRRG is encoded by the coding sequence ATGCTGTCCTTTTTTACTGATCATCCGCTGATCTGCGCCTTGGCCCTGATTCTTCTCGACATGCTGTTGTGGCGGTTGCTCAGCGCCAGTAGCAGCTATTGGAAGCTGTTGGTGCGGGTGCTGATTTTCTCGCTGTTCAGCATGGTGCTGTTCAACGAAGGCCTGAACCCGCTGCAGACCGCGCCCTGGCCGGACAATGTGCCGTTGCACCTGGCGGCGACCGGCCTGCAGATCGGCTGGTGGCTGTTCGCTGCGAGAACCCTGACGGTGCTGATCGGCGCGCTGATGATGCAGCGCGTCGGGCATACCGGGCGATTGTTGCAGGACCTGCTGGGCGCGGTGATTTTCCTGATTGCGGTGATTGCCGCCCTGGCCTATGTCCTCGACCTGCCGGTCAAGGGCGTGCTGGCCACCTCCGGGGCGGTGGCGATCATTGTCGGCCTGGCGCTGCAAAGTACCCTCAGTGATGTGTTCTCGGGGATCGTGCTCAACACCACCAAACCCTATCAACTCGATGACTGGATCTCCATCGACGGCATGGAAGGCCGGGTCATCGACATCGATTGGCGTGCCACGCGCCTGCAGACCTCCCAGGGCAGCATGGCGGTGATTCCCAACTCACTGGCGGCCAAGGCCAAGATCATCAACTTCAGTCGGCCGAGCGACATTTTCGGCATTGCGGTCAGCGTGCAGGTCAGCCCCCATGCCCGCCCGCAAACAGTGATCGAAGCATTGGAGCGGGCGATGCAGGGTTGCCGGCAGTTACTCGCGAAACCTGCCCCCAGCGTGGCCTTGAAAAGTGTCAGCAGCAGCGGCGTGGAGTACGAGATCAGCGCTTTTGTCAGCTCCATGCTGCACAAGCGTGAAGCGCGCAATGCGCTGTTCGACCTGGCCTTCCGGCACTTGCAGGCTTCGGGTGTGAGTCTTTTGTCCAGCGCGGAAAACCAGGCACCAGAAGGCTACTCGAGGCCGCGGGCACTGCTGGAAAGCTCGAGCATATTCTCCACCCTGCGCCCGGACGAAAAAGACACCTTCAGCCAGAACATGCAGCTCGTAACCTTGCGTGCCGGCGAGATGATCCTGCCCGCGGGCGAGGTCAGCGATCATTTGTTCATCATCGAATCGGGCGTGGTCTCGGTGAGCCTCACTCGCGACGGCAGCCCGTTCGAAGCCGGGCGCATGGGGCCGGGGGAAGTGATTGGCGAAGCCGGCATCCTCTCCGATGCCTCGCTGCCGGCGGACTTTTCGGCCAAGACCTTCTGCACCCTGTACCGCATCGAGAAGGCCTACCTCAAACCCTGCCTCGACGCCCGCCATGACATCAGCGAAGCAATCCAAGCTTTGCTCGACTACCGCCTGCACAGCGCCCAGGCCCTGAGCCAGGAAGTGCCCAAGGTACTGGCGAAGAAAGGTTTTCTACAGTGGTTGCGTCGTCGCGGGTAG
- a CDS encoding GFA family protein: protein MPNISYQGGCLCGWIRYTAMGPADNPHTCSCRNCQQHSGALTATWVEFPRANVTWTGPGGLPATFRSSDYSSRAFCARCGSSIGALDDAPTVALLLGGFDQADQPALAPTAHSFTDGCPAWWKINDPTQGH, encoded by the coding sequence ATGCCCAACATCAGTTATCAAGGCGGGTGCCTGTGTGGCTGGATTCGCTACACGGCCATGGGTCCTGCGGACAATCCCCACACTTGTTCGTGCAGGAACTGCCAGCAGCACAGCGGAGCGCTGACCGCGACCTGGGTCGAGTTCCCCCGCGCCAATGTCACCTGGACGGGTCCCGGTGGCCTGCCCGCCACTTTCCGCTCATCGGACTATTCCAGCCGGGCATTCTGCGCCCGCTGCGGCAGCTCCATCGGCGCGCTCGACGACGCCCCGACTGTCGCCCTGTTACTCGGCGGTTTTGATCAGGCCGATCAGCCAGCGCTTGCCCCTACGGCTCACTCATTTACCGATGGCTGCCCTGCCTGGTGGAAGATCAACGACCCGACTCAAGGCCACTGA
- a CDS encoding VOC family protein — protein MKFGYLIIYVPDVRASLEFFSSAFGLATRFIHESGTYGELETGETALAFAADELAGMNFSAGHVSAHASAKPLGMEVALVTDDVLAAHARALQAGAREIAVPVHKPWGQTVSYVRCPDGTLVELCSPIA, from the coding sequence ATGAAGTTCGGCTACCTGATCATCTACGTCCCCGACGTTCGCGCGTCCCTCGAGTTCTTCTCCTCGGCCTTCGGCCTGGCCACACGATTCATCCATGAGTCGGGCACCTACGGCGAGCTGGAAACCGGCGAGACCGCCCTGGCCTTCGCCGCCGATGAACTGGCCGGGATGAATTTCAGCGCTGGCCACGTCTCGGCCCACGCCAGCGCCAAACCACTGGGCATGGAAGTCGCCCTGGTCACCGACGACGTGCTGGCGGCCCATGCTCGTGCATTGCAGGCCGGCGCCCGGGAAATCGCCGTGCCGGTGCACAAACCCTGGGGACAAACCGTGTCCTACGTGCGCTGCCCGGACGGCACGCTGGTGGAACTCTGCTCGCCGATTGCCTGA
- a CDS encoding AraC family transcriptional regulator: MAWLEAQASFDPDVYPAEVIGIAACLGNHDSGLHEHERGQLLFTRQGCTRITLAGQLCLLPPSRAAWIPPRVSHRAVMQHSVDYRSVYLTAQLSASLPRKVCVIEVSPLLQAVLEPIAMAPFDTDWQQGKFMHLLQLCLGEIREASLQPMLLPLPWDHRLAPLLTTLEDLPPQLDVLATRVGASSKTIGRIFQRETGMGYQQWRQQWRLMRAIELLATGRNISYSAFELGFASDSAFIAFFKAMTGTTPGVYFR, translated from the coding sequence ATGGCATGGCTTGAAGCCCAGGCATCTTTCGACCCGGACGTATATCCCGCCGAGGTCATTGGCATTGCAGCCTGCCTGGGCAACCATGACTCAGGCCTGCATGAGCACGAACGCGGGCAGTTGTTGTTCACCCGCCAGGGCTGCACCCGGATCACCCTGGCCGGACAGCTGTGCCTGTTGCCCCCATCGCGCGCGGCATGGATCCCGCCAAGGGTCAGCCATCGCGCAGTCATGCAACACAGCGTCGATTACCGATCCGTTTACCTGACTGCGCAGCTGTCTGCATCGTTACCCCGCAAGGTCTGCGTGATCGAGGTCAGCCCGTTGCTGCAGGCGGTGCTGGAACCGATTGCCATGGCCCCGTTCGATACCGACTGGCAACAGGGCAAGTTCATGCATCTGCTGCAATTGTGTCTGGGTGAAATCCGTGAGGCCAGCCTCCAGCCGATGCTATTGCCCCTGCCTTGGGATCATCGTTTGGCGCCCTTGCTGACCACGCTCGAGGACCTGCCGCCACAGTTAGACGTATTGGCCACAAGAGTGGGTGCCAGTAGCAAAACCATTGGACGGATATTCCAGCGGGAAACGGGCATGGGCTATCAGCAATGGCGCCAACAGTGGCGTCTGATGCGCGCCATCGAATTGCTCGCCACCGGTCGCAACATCAGCTACAGCGCCTTCGAGTTGGGGTTTGCCAGCGACAGCGCGTTCATCGCATTTTTCAAAGCCATGACCGGCACGACACCCGGCGTCTACTTCCGATAA
- a CDS encoding MFS transporter — protein sequence MDTSNLLRLAIALLMFGQVAQTLYSPALTDIGQVFRVTPAVAAQLLSVYFLAFAAGVVVWGRACDQIGRRPTMLAGLAVYAVASVMALVASTFSVLLAVQALAAFGAAVGSVGTQTVLRDLFEGAALARVFSLVGMALAISPALGLFAGMTLVSEFGYRGVQVCLLVLALALVAWCAWTLPETRPERRCAPPLFATLWLMLKDIAIWRSALLVAVFNIALLSYYSLAPFEFQRLGLSPELFGYSGVILALGSGLGAVLNTQLLKRSVKGPRLIAMAGMVALLGAIGVQGLHASVWFLAPMLLVVMAFGMAIPNILGSALAAYRDRLGTAGALFGLMYYMLIGSGLMLAGWSQNLGGTLLACAGVAVLLSWQAQPLDLIYDR from the coding sequence ATGGACACCAGTAATTTGCTACGCCTGGCCATTGCCCTGTTGATGTTTGGGCAGGTCGCACAAACCCTCTACAGTCCGGCGTTAACCGATATCGGACAAGTATTTCGGGTGACGCCTGCCGTCGCCGCCCAACTTCTATCAGTGTACTTTCTGGCATTCGCCGCCGGCGTGGTGGTGTGGGGGCGAGCCTGTGACCAGATCGGGCGACGACCCACGATGCTCGCGGGCCTGGCAGTGTATGCCGTCGCCTCGGTCATGGCCCTGGTGGCCAGCACCTTCAGTGTTCTGCTGGCGGTGCAAGCACTGGCAGCCTTCGGTGCTGCGGTCGGTTCGGTGGGGACACAAACAGTGTTGCGGGACCTTTTCGAGGGGGCGGCGTTGGCGCGCGTGTTCTCCCTGGTCGGCATGGCCCTGGCAATCAGTCCGGCGCTGGGTCTCTTTGCCGGTATGACGCTGGTTAGCGAATTTGGCTATCGAGGTGTGCAGGTTTGTCTTTTGGTGTTGGCATTGGCCCTGGTCGCCTGGTGTGCCTGGACTTTGCCCGAGACGCGACCTGAGCGCCGTTGCGCACCCCCCCTGTTCGCAACCTTGTGGCTGATGCTCAAGGACATCGCGATCTGGCGTTCAGCATTGTTGGTGGCGGTATTCAACATTGCGCTTTTGAGCTACTACAGCCTCGCGCCCTTCGAGTTTCAACGCCTGGGACTGAGTCCGGAACTGTTTGGCTATAGCGGAGTGATTCTTGCCCTTGGATCGGGACTGGGGGCGGTGTTGAACACGCAGTTGCTCAAACGCTCAGTTAAGGGACCACGCCTGATCGCGATGGCTGGGATGGTGGCGTTGCTGGGGGCTATAGGGGTACAAGGACTGCACGCCAGTGTCTGGTTCCTAGCGCCGATGTTGTTGGTGGTTATGGCGTTTGGCATGGCGATCCCCAATATCCTGGGTTCAGCACTGGCGGCTTATCGCGATCGCTTGGGGACTGCCGGCGCCTTGTTTGGCTTGATGTATTACATGTTGATAGGCAGTGGCCTGATGCTCGCGGGTTGGAGTCAGAACCTGGGCGGCACGCTGCTGGCCTGCGCTGGGGTGGCGGTACTGTTGAGCTGGCAGGCCCAGCCGCTTGACCTGATCTACGACCGATAG
- a CDS encoding type 1 fimbrial protein produces MNGKQLLLGISLYAVFNGSCVAASAPLQGVIHFQGAIVEPACTSSTGAGAVVALTGCPAQSRGATIEARRVMPVSHVTARDASAVKAKLLSDTGRDSRYFDQQYQLVDETGKPLRSGNYLITLIMP; encoded by the coding sequence ATGAACGGCAAGCAGCTATTGCTCGGAATCAGTTTGTACGCTGTATTCAATGGCTCGTGTGTGGCGGCCAGCGCGCCTTTGCAGGGCGTTATCCACTTTCAGGGTGCGATTGTCGAACCCGCCTGCACCTCGAGCACGGGCGCGGGTGCCGTAGTGGCGTTGACGGGGTGCCCGGCGCAGAGCCGGGGTGCGACTATCGAGGCACGACGGGTGATGCCAGTGAGTCATGTCACGGCGCGTGACGCTTCGGCGGTCAAGGCCAAGTTGCTGTCCGATACTGGGCGGGACAGTCGGTATTTCGATCAGCAGTATCAGTTAGTGGACGAAACCGGCAAGCCGCTACGCTCGGGTAATTACCTGATCACCCTGATCATGCCTTGA
- a CDS encoding sigma-70 family RNA polymerase sigma factor encodes MTPKLPRRPGFFEHYEELVGTWTRRLRNRQQAEDLAHDTFVRVLESDSSQVQQPRAYLHQTARNIAVDGYRREDRRGAMESEALDPRGSSSDDPEHYMHAIQLADCIERALSELPANCRKVFIWQKLEGLTQAEIAERLGLSKNMVEKYMIRTLRHLRERLDGAAP; translated from the coding sequence ATGACCCCCAAGCTGCCCCGCAGACCCGGATTTTTCGAGCACTACGAAGAGTTGGTCGGAACCTGGACGCGCCGGTTGAGAAATCGCCAGCAAGCCGAGGACCTGGCCCACGACACCTTCGTGCGGGTGCTGGAATCCGACTCGAGCCAGGTGCAGCAGCCGCGGGCCTATTTGCACCAGACTGCGCGCAACATCGCGGTGGATGGTTATCGGCGTGAGGACCGGCGGGGCGCCATGGAGTCCGAGGCGCTGGATCCTCGTGGGTCGTCGAGCGATGACCCGGAGCACTACATGCACGCGATCCAGCTGGCAGACTGCATCGAGCGGGCGCTGTCCGAGTTGCCCGCCAACTGTCGCAAGGTGTTCATCTGGCAGAAGCTCGAAGGGCTGACCCAGGCGGAAATCGCCGAACGCCTGGGACTGTCTAAAAACATGGTGGAAAAGTATATGATCCGCACCCTGCGGCATCTACGTGAGCGCCTCGACGGGGCTGCGCCATGA